CAGCAGGAGGGCAAGCCCGGCGAGAAGGGGCTCGTCACCGCGTCGATCGACCGGTCGGTGGACCGCTCGGTCGACAAGTCGATCGACGTGGCGTCCGAAGACGCGCCGATCGTGAAGCTGGTGAACCGCATCCTGAGCGAAGCCGTCCGCATGCGAGCGAGCGACGTGCACATCGAGCCCATGAGCGACCGGGTCCGGCTGCGCTACCGCATCGACGGCGTGTGCATCGAGCGTGACAATCTGCCCAAGCGCATGCAGCCCGCGCTGCTCAGCCGCGTGAAGCTGAGCGCGGGCATGAACATCGCCGAGAAGCGCATCCCGCAGGATGGCCGCATCAAGCTGCCCGTCGACCAGACTGACATCGACTTCCGCGTCTCGGCCTGCCCGACCTACCACGGCGAGAGCGTGGTGCTGCGTATCCTGCGGCCCGACGCCGTCCGCATCGGCCTGGTGAACCTGGGATTCGAGCAGGACAACCTGGACGTCTTCAACAAGATCATCCGCCGGCCCAACGGCATCTTCCTGGTGACCGGTCCCACGGGCTCGGGCAAGACCACGACGCTGTACTCGGCGCTCGATGTGCTCAACCGACCCGACCGCAAGATCATCACCGCCGAAGACCCGGTCGAGTACAACTTCGAGGGCATCAACCAGTGCCAGGTCCGCGAGGCCATCGGCCTGACGTTCCCGGCGATCCTGCGAAGCATGCTTCGTCAGGCCCCCAACATCATCCTGGTCGGTGAGATCCGCGATCGGGAAGTGGGCGAGATCGCCATCCAGGCGGCCCTGACCGGCCACCTCGTGTTCAGCACGCTGCACACCAACGACGCCCCGAGTGCCATCACGCGCCTGATCGACATGGGCATCAAGCCCTTCCTCGTGGCCAGCTCGATCCAGGCGGTCATGGCCCAGCGGCTCATCCGCATGCTTCACCAGCCCAGCAAGGTGCTCGACGACAACCCCGACCCCAAGTTCCTGCACCTGTGCGGCATCAAGGCCGGCGAGTGGGAAGGCCGGATCTACAAGCCCGGCAACGCCCCCGAGGCGCCGACCGGGTACAAGGGCCGAAAGGCCATCTTCGAGATGATGCTCATGAACAGCAACATCCGCGAGATGGCCTTCCGCAAGGCCCCCGTAGCCGAGCTCCGCGTTGCGGCGCTCCAGAGCGGCATGAAGACGCTGACAGAGGACGGCAAGCGGAAGATCCTCAGCGGGCAGACCACGCCCGACGAGGTCGCCCGAGTGACGCAGACTAGCGACTGACGAACACCCCCGCGAGCTGCATCCATTCGGGCGGCTCGTTCGACTTGAGGAGACCATGCATGGCCTCGTACGACGATTCGGGCGACCGCGGAGGCGCCACCGTTCAGATCGACCGACTGCTCGACACCGTGGTCCGCACGGGCGCGAGTGACCTCCACCTGACCGTTGGTCGCAAGCCGACCGTCCGCCTCCACGGCGGGCTCAAGAACCTGGAGACCAAGGTCCTCGATTCGGATGACATGGTCTCGCTCATGAAGTCGATCACGCCCGAGCGCAACCAGCAGGAAATCAACGAGATGGGCGGCACGGACTTCGGGTTCGGCTACGGCGACGCCGCCCGCTTCCGCGTCTCGATCTTCAAGCAGCGCGGCGACCTGGCCCTGGTGCTCCGCCTCATTCCCAACGAGCTGCTGACCTTCGAGCAGATCGGCCTGCCCGAGGCCGTCCGCGACCTCAGCCGCCGCCCCCGTGGCCTCTTCCTGGTGACCGGGCCGACCGGCTCGGGCAAGACGACCAGCCTCGCGACGGTGCTGGACTACATCAACACCTACTACGACCGCCACATCGTGACGATGGAAGACCCCATCGAGTACTTCCACTACCACAAGAAGAGCGTGGTGAACCAGCGCGAGGTCGGCAACGACGTGCCCAGCTTCGCCGAGGCCCTCCGCCGCGTGCTCCGCTCAGACCCCGACGTCATCCTCGTCGGCGAGATGCGCGACCTGGAGACCATCGAGGCGGCCATCCGAGCCGCCGAGACGGGCCACTTGGTGTTCGGCACCCTGCACACCACCGGCGCCGCCAAGACCATCGACCGCGTGGTGGACGCCTTCCCGGTCAGCCAGCAGAACCAGATCCGCGTGCAGCTCTCCACGGCCCTCATCGCCGTGCTGAGTCAGGCCCTGCTCAAGCGGGTCGACAAGCCGGGCCGGATCGCGGCCTACGAGTTCCTCCTGGTCACCCCGGCCATCGCGAACCTGATCCGCGAAGGCAAGACCTTCCGTATCGATTCCTCGATCCAGACGGGCGCCAAGTTCGGCATGCAGCTGCTCGATGACCACCTCTGGAACCTGTACACCAAGGGCATCATCAGCGCCGAGGAGATGGTCGATAAGGCCAAGGATCCAGGTGCCCTTCGTGATCGCGTGCACCAGGCTGGCAAGACCATCGGCCGTCCGGAGCTCGACGAAGACGACGTGGCGTGATCGAAGTGTTTGCAACATGTATGGATACTGGCTGAATCAAGCGATTGATTTAGCCAAGTATCCATGTGTCTTATATCATTTTGTCCCGAGAATCGTCCGAGTTCCTGGCATCATCACGGCGTGATGGGCGAAGATATCTGGACGCCCGCTCGTGCGGGCTCTCGGGACACCGAAGGACCCTGGCATGGCCACAACAAATCCCGAAGAGCTGAAGGGCCGGAAGATCGGCCGCGTGCTCACCAAGATGGGCAAGGTGTCTCGCGAGCAGGTGCACGAGGCGCTGGCCATCCAGCGGACTCGCAAGAAGAAGATCGGCGAGGTGCTCGTCGAGCTCGAGTACTGCACCGAGGCCGACGTTCAGGCGGCTCTGGCGGGGCAGGCCGGCATGGCCTACGTCGACCTAGCCGGCAAGTCGCTCGATGACGCGACGGTCGATGCGGTGCCCGCCGAGAGCGCGAGGGCGTACGGGATTGTCCCGATCGAATTCAACCAGACGGCCCGCCGCGTGAAGATCGCCATGAAGAGCGCGAACAACTTCCGGGCGGTCGACGACCTCCGGCTGTTGTTGGGCATGACCGTTGAGGCGGTGGTGGCCGATCCCGAGCAGATCGACGCGCTGCTGGCCAAGCACTATACCAAGAGCGAGTCGGTCGTCGACGTGGTGAGCAACCTTGCCTCGGACAGCAAGTTCGACGCGCTGGCGGGCCATAGCAGCGACTCGATCGACCTGGACGCCATCGCGACGGCCGCGAGCGACAACCAGGTGGTCAAGCTGCTGAACCTGGTGCTGCTGCAGGCCATCAAGGACAAGGCCAGCGACATCCACTTCGAGCCCTTCGAGGACGAGTTCAAGATGCGATACCGCATCGACGGCGTCCTCTACGAGATGGTGCCGCCACCGAAGCACCTGGGTCCGGCCATCACGAGCCGTATCAAGGTCATGGCGAACCTGGACATCGCCGAGCGGCGCCTGCCCCAGGACGGCCGCATCGAGCTTCAGGTCGGCGGCAAGCCAGTCGACCTCCGCATCGCGGTGCTGCCCACCATGCACGGCGAGAGCGTCGTGATGCGTGTGCTCGATCGCTCGAACGTCGAGCTGAACCTCGAGCGCATTGGCTTCCGCGAGGACGACCTGGTCCGCTTCCGGGCGCTCATCGAGAAGCCAAACGGCATCGTGGTCGTGACCGGGCCAACCGGTTCGGGCAAGACGACCACGCTGTACGCGGCCCTGGCCGAGCTCAACCGCATCGAGACCAAGATCCTGACCAGCGAAGACCCGGTCGAGTACGACATCGACGGCCTTTGCCAGGTGCAGGTGAACGACGACGTGGGCCTCACGTTCGCCAAGGCATTGCGGAGCTTCCTGCGTCAGGACCCCGACGTGATCCTGGTCGGCGAGATCCGTGACCTCGAGACCGCGCAGATCGCCGTGCAGGCATCGCTGACGGGCCACTTGGTGCTGAGCACGTTGCACACCAACGACGCGCCGAGTTCGATCGTGCGCCTGATCGACCTGGGGCTCGAGCCCTTCCTGCTCACCGCGACGATCGAGGGCATCGTGGCCCAGCGACTCGTGCGCAAGATCGCACCGTCGGCCCGAGAGGCGTACGAGCCCACCGAAGAAGAGCTCATGGAGCTGGGGCTGCGCCCCTCGGACGTGGCCGGCAAGTCGTTCTACCGGCCACGCAGCGACGCGGAGTACGGCGGATACAAGGG
This Phycisphaerales bacterium DNA region includes the following protein-coding sequences:
- a CDS encoding ATPase, T2SS/T4P/T4SS family produces the protein MARNRKKLGEILVASGVVTQEDMDKAVGIAKGSRRRVGQALVEAGFATDEQVAQALAEQYGVPYVNPNDPATKETVQVDLIPKEIVRKHMVLPVAKDGGRLKLIVSDPMDLELQDMLRFRLNLEIDPLLASKSAIRTFLEGGPENGQAQAAPDQQQEGKPGEKGLVTASIDRSVDRSVDKSIDVASEDAPIVKLVNRILSEAVRMRASDVHIEPMSDRVRLRYRIDGVCIERDNLPKRMQPALLSRVKLSAGMNIAEKRIPQDGRIKLPVDQTDIDFRVSACPTYHGESVVLRILRPDAVRIGLVNLGFEQDNLDVFNKIIRRPNGIFLVTGPTGSGKTTTLYSALDVLNRPDRKIITAEDPVEYNFEGINQCQVREAIGLTFPAILRSMLRQAPNIILVGEIRDREVGEIAIQAALTGHLVFSTLHTNDAPSAITRLIDMGIKPFLVASSIQAVMAQRLIRMLHQPSKVLDDNPDPKFLHLCGIKAGEWEGRIYKPGNAPEAPTGYKGRKAIFEMMLMNSNIREMAFRKAPVAELRVAALQSGMKTLTEDGKRKILSGQTTPDEVARVTQTSD
- a CDS encoding type IV pilus twitching motility protein PilT, translating into MASYDDSGDRGGATVQIDRLLDTVVRTGASDLHLTVGRKPTVRLHGGLKNLETKVLDSDDMVSLMKSITPERNQQEINEMGGTDFGFGYGDAARFRVSIFKQRGDLALVLRLIPNELLTFEQIGLPEAVRDLSRRPRGLFLVTGPTGSGKTTSLATVLDYINTYYDRHIVTMEDPIEYFHYHKKSVVNQREVGNDVPSFAEALRRVLRSDPDVILVGEMRDLETIEAAIRAAETGHLVFGTLHTTGAAKTIDRVVDAFPVSQQNQIRVQLSTALIAVLSQALLKRVDKPGRIAAYEFLLVTPAIANLIREGKTFRIDSSIQTGAKFGMQLLDDHLWNLYTKGIISAEEMVDKAKDPGALRDRVHQAGKTIGRPELDEDDVA
- a CDS encoding ATPase, T2SS/T4P/T4SS family, which gives rise to MATTNPEELKGRKIGRVLTKMGKVSREQVHEALAIQRTRKKKIGEVLVELEYCTEADVQAALAGQAGMAYVDLAGKSLDDATVDAVPAESARAYGIVPIEFNQTARRVKIAMKSANNFRAVDDLRLLLGMTVEAVVADPEQIDALLAKHYTKSESVVDVVSNLASDSKFDALAGHSSDSIDLDAIATAASDNQVVKLLNLVLLQAIKDKASDIHFEPFEDEFKMRYRIDGVLYEMVPPPKHLGPAITSRIKVMANLDIAERRLPQDGRIELQVGGKPVDLRIAVLPTMHGESVVMRVLDRSNVELNLERIGFREDDLVRFRALIEKPNGIVVVTGPTGSGKTTTLYAALAELNRIETKILTSEDPVEYDIDGLCQVQVNDDVGLTFAKALRSFLRQDPDVILVGEIRDLETAQIAVQASLTGHLVLSTLHTNDAPSSIVRLIDLGLEPFLLTATIEGIVAQRLVRKIAPSAREAYEPTEEELMELGLRPSDVAGKSFYRPRSDAEYGGYKGRMALFEIMTMDDTIRDMVMREESLNLVREHARGRGMRSLRESGLLAIYEGQTSIDEVVRETLVEE